In Halobaculum rubrum, the following are encoded in one genomic region:
- the thsB gene encoding thermosome subunit beta — MVIMGEDSQRVKDKDAQEYNISAARAVAEAVRSTLGPKGMDKMLVDSMGDVTITNDGVTILQTMDIDNPTAEMIVEVAETQEDEAGDGTTTAVAIAGELLKNAEDLLEQDIHPTAIIKGFHLASEQARAEVGEIATDVDPDDEELIRKVAETSMTGKGAELEKEVLADLIYRAVKQVTVEADDGSHVVDLENVAMETQTGRSAGESELLQGGVVDKDPLHDDMPSSVEDAKVLLLNDPIEVEEADVDTQVSIDSPDQLQSFLDQEENQLKQKVQQIKETGANVVFCQKGVDDMAQHYLAKEGILAARRVKKSDLSFLKNILGGNIVSDVDAATEADLGYGSVSRDDADELFYVEGGDDAHGVTLLLRGSTDHVVDELERGVQDALDVVSTAVSDGRIVAGGGAIEVELASRLRDYADSVEGREQLAVEAFADALELVPRVLAENAGLDSIDTLVDLRSAHEGGDQTAGLNVFSGDVEDTFESGVVETAHAKEQALSSATEAANLVLKIDDIIAAGDLSTGGNDDEEGGAPGGGMGGMGGMGGMGGAM; from the coding sequence ATGGTCATTATGGGTGAGGACTCTCAGCGAGTGAAGGACAAGGACGCACAGGAATACAACATCTCCGCGGCACGCGCCGTCGCCGAGGCCGTTCGGTCGACGCTCGGCCCCAAAGGGATGGACAAGATGCTCGTCGACTCGATGGGCGACGTAACCATCACGAACGACGGCGTCACCATCCTCCAGACGATGGACATCGACAACCCGACGGCCGAGATGATCGTCGAGGTCGCCGAGACCCAGGAGGACGAGGCCGGCGACGGGACGACGACGGCCGTCGCCATCGCGGGCGAGCTCCTCAAGAACGCCGAGGACCTCCTCGAACAGGATATCCACCCGACGGCGATCATCAAGGGCTTCCATCTCGCCAGCGAGCAGGCCCGCGCGGAGGTCGGCGAGATCGCCACCGACGTCGATCCCGACGACGAGGAGCTGATCAGGAAGGTCGCCGAGACCTCCATGACCGGCAAGGGCGCGGAGCTGGAGAAGGAGGTTCTCGCGGATCTCATCTATCGCGCGGTCAAGCAGGTCACCGTCGAGGCCGACGACGGCTCCCACGTTGTCGACCTCGAGAACGTCGCGATGGAGACCCAGACCGGCCGCTCGGCCGGCGAGTCCGAGCTCCTGCAGGGCGGCGTCGTCGACAAGGACCCGCTCCACGACGACATGCCCTCGTCGGTCGAGGACGCGAAGGTGCTCCTGCTGAACGACCCCATCGAGGTCGAGGAGGCCGACGTGGACACGCAGGTCTCGATCGACTCCCCCGATCAGCTCCAGTCGTTCCTCGACCAGGAGGAAAACCAGCTCAAGCAGAAGGTCCAGCAGATCAAAGAGACGGGCGCGAACGTCGTCTTCTGTCAGAAGGGCGTCGACGACATGGCCCAGCACTACCTCGCGAAGGAGGGCATCCTCGCGGCCCGTCGCGTCAAGAAGTCCGACCTGAGCTTCCTCAAGAACATCCTCGGCGGCAACATCGTCTCCGACGTCGACGCCGCCACCGAGGCCGACCTCGGCTACGGCTCGGTGTCGCGTGACGACGCCGACGAGCTGTTCTACGTCGAGGGCGGCGACGACGCCCACGGCGTCACGCTACTGCTGCGCGGCTCGACCGACCACGTGGTCGACGAGCTGGAGCGCGGCGTCCAGGACGCGCTCGACGTCGTCTCCACGGCCGTCTCGGACGGCCGCATCGTCGCCGGCGGCGGCGCCATCGAGGTCGAGCTCGCCTCGCGCCTCCGCGACTACGCCGACTCCGTCGAGGGCCGCGAGCAGCTCGCCGTCGAGGCGTTCGCAGACGCGCTGGAACTCGTCCCGCGCGTCCTCGCCGAAAACGCCGGCCTCGACTCCATCGACACGCTGGTCGACCTCCGCTCTGCCCACGAGGGCGGCGACCAGACGGCCGGCCTGAACGTGTTCTCCGGCGATGTCGAGGACACCTTCGAGTCGGGCGTCGTCGAGACGGCCCACGCCAAGGAGCAGGCGCTCTCCAGCGCCACCGAGGCCGCGAACCTCGTCCTCAAGATCGACGACATCATCGCCGCGGGCGACCTGTCCACCGGCGGCAACGACGACGAAGAGGGCGGCGCGCCCGGCGGCGGCATGGGCGGCATGGGCGGCATGGGCGGCATGGGCGGCGCGATGTAA
- a CDS encoding ornithine cyclodeaminase family protein (catalyzes the interconversion of alanine and pyruvate) — translation MMKTLLLNSDDVHENAAMDELVPAIEEAFAAYQRGDAQMPPKSYIDLPTYNGDFRSMPAYLDAGDWDAAGVKWVNVHTDNEEQYDLPTVMGTMIYSDPKNAFPLAILDGTELTMKRTGAAAAVATDHLAVSDASSLGIVGAGVQSYTQLEAISSVRDIEEVVISDLSEERVARFIDAFEDRFDVRAGSIEEAAGCDVLSTVTPVEDPIVSRDAVGDHTHINAMGADAEGKHELADEVLLDATLVIDDYEQTTHSGEINVPYAAGVLGDDDIDGQIGEIVVGEKAGRTTDDGITVFDSTGLAIQDVAAAHVVYEHANERDNGYEFDLLGLDE, via the coding sequence ATCATGAAGACGCTGCTGCTCAACAGCGACGACGTGCACGAGAACGCGGCGATGGACGAGCTCGTGCCGGCCATCGAGGAGGCGTTCGCCGCCTACCAGCGCGGCGACGCCCAGATGCCGCCCAAGAGCTACATCGATCTCCCGACGTACAACGGCGACTTCCGCTCGATGCCCGCCTACCTCGACGCCGGCGACTGGGACGCGGCGGGCGTCAAGTGGGTGAACGTCCACACCGACAACGAGGAGCAGTACGACCTCCCGACGGTGATGGGAACGATGATCTACTCGGACCCGAAGAACGCGTTCCCGCTCGCGATCCTCGACGGCACGGAGTTGACGATGAAGCGCACGGGCGCCGCCGCCGCCGTCGCCACCGACCACCTCGCCGTCTCGGACGCCTCCTCGCTGGGGATCGTCGGCGCCGGCGTCCAGTCGTACACTCAGTTGGAGGCCATCTCGTCCGTCCGCGACATCGAGGAGGTCGTGATCTCCGACCTCTCGGAGGAGCGCGTCGCCCGGTTCATCGACGCCTTCGAGGACCGCTTCGACGTCCGCGCGGGCTCCATCGAGGAGGCCGCCGGCTGCGACGTGCTCTCGACGGTGACGCCCGTCGAGGACCCGATCGTCTCCCGCGACGCCGTCGGCGACCACACCCACATCAACGCGATGGGCGCCGACGCCGAGGGGAAACACGAACTCGCGGACGAGGTGCTGCTCGACGCGACGCTCGTCATCGACGACTACGAGCAGACCACCCACTCCGGGGAGATCAACGTCCCCTACGCGGCGGGCGTCCTCGGCGACGACGACATCGACGGCCAGATCGGCGAGATCGTCGTCGGCGAGAAGGCGGGTCGAACGACCGACGACGGTATCACCGTGTTCGACTCCACGGGCCTGGCGATCCAGGACGTGGCCGCCGCTCACGTCGTGTACGAGCACGCGAACGAGCGCGACAACGGCTACGAGTTCGATCTGCTCGGACTCGACGAGTAG
- a CDS encoding DUF7535 family protein, with the protein MSTDTDIRDADDDAGLLKTTYRTVTPGYTSHSDDEMNVVGWAVFLGLLVLLVPLLPFVAVVWGVSKVIEAIFGEAESAE; encoded by the coding sequence ATGAGTACCGACACCGACATCCGCGACGCGGACGACGACGCCGGCCTCCTGAAGACGACCTACCGGACGGTCACGCCCGGCTACACATCGCACTCGGACGACGAGATGAACGTGGTCGGCTGGGCGGTGTTTCTCGGCCTGCTCGTGCTCTTGGTCCCGTTGCTCCCGTTTGTCGCGGTTGTCTGGGGCGTGAGCAAGGTGATCGAGGCGATCTTTGGCGAGGCGGAGTCCGCGGAGTGA
- the leuS gene encoding leucine--tRNA ligase produces the protein MSEEGYDHTAVERRWQEAWAEADAYRTPDDAEDPTYVLGMFPYPSGKLHMGHVRNYTITDAYARYRRMQGDDVLHPMGWDSFGLPAENAAKERDSNPRDWTMDCIDTMRGQMEAMGFGYDWDREITTCEPEYYRWNQWLFEQFHEEGLVERRAAEVNWCPSCETVLADEQVEGEDEHCWRCDTLVEQRELDQWTLGITEYADELRSAIDDLEGWPDSVREMQRNWIGKQEGSRVEFEVSEARSASGSGDGEEPRTYGPVEAFTTRLDTVHGATFFALAPDHPISEELAAENDEVSHFVEEVADPDGDEPNGIETGLTATNPATGEEVPVFVADFVLSDVGTGALMGVPGHDERDHAFAERMGVDIVPVVAPELEDDDTDAAPEPPDVSEDAYTEDGVVVNSGEYDGLSSAAAREALTADIASAEFHTQYRLRDWLISRQRYWGTPIPVIHCDDCGPVMVPEEDLPVELPEFVNTTGNPLDAATEWKHTTCPDCGADAVRETDTMDTFVDSSWYFLRYVSPDLDDAPFDAERANDWMPVDQYVGGLEHAVMHLLYARFATKAIADMDMLEHREPFTNLLGQGMVQLEGEKMSKSKGNTVSPQRIVDEYGADTARLFMMQAARPDTAFDWSEEGVKSTHRFLGRLAETVRSFAGSDADGDADEDGDADPAARYVRSEVDAAVAVATENFDGLGFDLATREAQQLVGTLRSYRTYVDEVHAPTFERGLEAAIKLLAPVAPHLTEELYAELPAGDGLLVDADWPTADADLEEVDKRRQLVENTREDVRNIVDVAGIEDPERVDVVVAPEWKHEALEIAIDSDAPNLVGELMQKPEIQRHGSAASDYAKDLQAEREALRLALAPDREREALEAAAWLIEREFEAPVRVLSAEEADDAVANEAEPARPAIDIAE, from the coding sequence ATGTCCGAGGAGGGTTACGACCACACGGCGGTCGAACGACGCTGGCAGGAGGCGTGGGCGGAGGCCGACGCCTACCGGACGCCGGACGACGCCGAGGATCCGACGTACGTGCTGGGGATGTTCCCGTACCCGTCGGGGAAGCTCCACATGGGCCACGTCCGTAACTACACGATCACGGACGCGTACGCCCGCTACCGGCGGATGCAGGGCGACGACGTGCTTCATCCGATGGGGTGGGACTCGTTCGGGTTGCCCGCCGAGAACGCCGCCAAGGAGCGCGACTCGAACCCGCGCGACTGGACGATGGACTGCATCGACACCATGCGCGGGCAGATGGAGGCGATGGGGTTCGGCTACGACTGGGATCGGGAGATCACCACCTGCGAGCCGGAGTACTACCGCTGGAACCAGTGGCTCTTCGAGCAGTTTCACGAGGAGGGCCTGGTCGAGCGGCGCGCCGCCGAGGTGAACTGGTGTCCCTCCTGTGAGACCGTCCTGGCGGACGAGCAGGTCGAAGGCGAGGACGAACACTGCTGGCGCTGTGACACGCTGGTCGAGCAGCGCGAACTGGACCAGTGGACGCTGGGGATCACCGAGTACGCCGACGAACTGCGTTCGGCCATCGACGACCTGGAGGGGTGGCCCGACAGCGTCCGCGAGATGCAGCGCAACTGGATCGGCAAGCAGGAGGGTTCACGCGTCGAGTTCGAGGTGAGCGAGGCGCGAAGCGCCTCGGGGAGCGGCGACGGGGAGGAGCCGCGGACCTACGGTCCCGTGGAGGCGTTCACCACCCGGCTGGACACCGTCCACGGCGCGACGTTCTTCGCGCTGGCGCCGGACCACCCCATCTCCGAGGAGCTAGCGGCGGAGAACGACGAGGTTTCCCACTTCGTCGAGGAGGTCGCCGACCCCGACGGCGACGAGCCGAACGGCATCGAGACGGGGCTGACCGCCACCAACCCCGCGACCGGCGAGGAGGTGCCCGTGTTCGTCGCCGACTTCGTCCTCTCGGACGTGGGAACGGGCGCGCTGATGGGCGTCCCCGGCCACGACGAGCGCGACCACGCGTTCGCCGAGCGCATGGGCGTCGACATCGTCCCCGTCGTCGCGCCCGAACTCGAGGACGACGATACCGACGCGGCGCCCGAGCCCCCGGACGTGAGCGAGGACGCCTACACCGAGGACGGCGTTGTCGTCAACAGCGGAGAGTACGACGGCCTGTCGAGCGCGGCGGCGCGCGAGGCGCTGACCGCCGACATCGCCTCCGCGGAGTTCCACACACAGTACCGCCTGCGCGACTGGCTGATCTCCCGGCAGCGCTACTGGGGAACCCCGATCCCGGTGATCCACTGCGACGACTGCGGCCCCGTCATGGTGCCCGAGGAGGACCTGCCGGTCGAACTGCCGGAGTTCGTCAACACGACCGGGAACCCGCTTGACGCCGCCACCGAGTGGAAACACACCACGTGTCCCGACTGCGGCGCCGACGCAGTGCGGGAAACGGACACGATGGACACGTTCGTCGACTCCTCGTGGTACTTCCTGCGCTACGTCTCGCCGGACTTAGACGACGCGCCGTTCGACGCCGAGCGCGCGAACGACTGGATGCCGGTCGACCAGTACGTCGGCGGCCTGGAGCACGCCGTGATGCACCTGCTGTACGCGCGGTTCGCCACGAAGGCCATCGCGGACATGGACATGCTGGAGCACCGCGAGCCGTTCACGAACCTGCTGGGACAGGGCATGGTGCAGTTGGAGGGCGAGAAGATGTCCAAATCGAAGGGCAACACCGTCTCCCCCCAACGCATCGTCGACGAGTACGGCGCCGACACCGCGCGCCTGTTCATGATGCAGGCGGCCCGCCCCGACACGGCCTTCGACTGGTCCGAGGAGGGCGTCAAGTCGACCCACCGGTTCCTGGGGCGGCTGGCCGAGACCGTGCGTTCGTTCGCCGGGAGCGACGCCGACGGCGATGCTGACGAGGACGGCGACGCCGACCCGGCCGCCCGGTACGTCCGCTCGGAGGTCGACGCCGCGGTCGCCGTCGCCACGGAGAACTTCGACGGCCTGGGCTTCGATCTGGCGACGCGCGAGGCACAGCAGCTCGTCGGGACGCTACGGAGCTACCGCACGTACGTCGACGAGGTGCACGCGCCCACGTTCGAGCGCGGGCTGGAGGCGGCGATCAAACTGCTTGCCCCCGTCGCGCCGCATCTGACCGAGGAGCTGTACGCGGAGCTGCCCGCCGGCGACGGACTGCTGGTCGACGCCGACTGGCCGACCGCCGACGCCGACTTGGAGGAAGTCGACAAGCGCCGCCAGCTTGTCGAGAACACCCGCGAGGACGTGCGCAACATCGTCGACGTGGCGGGGATCGAGGATCCCGAGCGCGTCGACGTGGTCGTCGCTCCCGAGTGGAAGCACGAGGCGCTGGAGATCGCCATCGACAGCGACGCGCCGAACCTGGTCGGCGAGCTGATGCAAAAGCCGGAGATCCAGCGGCACGGCTCGGCCGCCTCCGACTACGCGAAGGACCTGCAGGCCGAGCGCGAGGCGTTGCGCCTCGCGTTGGCTCCCGACCGTGAGCGCGAGGCGCTGGAGGCGGCGGCGTGGCTCATCGAACGCGAGTTCGAGGCGCCGGTTCGGGTGCTGTCGGCCGAGGAGGCGGACGACGCGGTCGCGAACGAGGCCGAGCCGGCTCGCCCGGCGATCGATATCGCGGAGTAG
- a CDS encoding Hsp20/alpha crystallin family protein, whose protein sequence is MSNITPFDEMNRMFDRMSRNVGRMDWGDLDGMRRSGIDVDMAEYDDEIAVMADLPGFETEDIDLTVRDGVLSIRAEHEISHEESDDAGAYLRRERRAESLRRSITLPAEVREDDASATYANGVLTVTLPKVHADEEGDEGHHIDVN, encoded by the coding sequence ATGAGTAACATTACTCCCTTCGACGAGATGAACCGGATGTTCGACCGCATGTCCCGCAACGTCGGGCGAATGGACTGGGGCGACCTCGACGGGATGCGACGCTCGGGTATCGACGTCGACATGGCCGAGTACGACGACGAGATCGCGGTAATGGCCGACCTCCCCGGCTTCGAGACGGAGGACATCGACCTGACCGTCCGCGACGGCGTCCTCTCGATCCGCGCCGAGCACGAGATCAGCCACGAGGAGAGCGACGACGCCGGCGCGTACCTGCGCCGCGAGCGCCGCGCCGAGTCGCTGCGCCGCTCGATCACCCTCCCCGCCGAGGTCCGCGAGGACGACGCGAGCGCGACCTACGCCAACGGCGTGCTCACCGTCACCCTCCCCAAGGTCCACGCGGACGAGGAGGGCGACGAGGGCCACCACATCGACGTGAACTGA
- the hisH gene encoding imidazole glycerol phosphate synthase subunit HisH has product MNVTVIDYGVGNLRSLRRGLERAGADVVVSDDPDAIRDAEALVLPGVGAFQECVTNSEPFHDVLIEKAEDTPILGVCVGLQLMYEESTEGAPEGETVEGLGLIPGRVERLPDSVKVPHMGWNELVPERDHPITDGIDAGDYAYFVHSYCADVTDRTIASCEYGRRFAAVAANEAGNVIGTQFHPEKSGETGLKVLSNFVEYAEAYHAGEVAAAE; this is encoded by the coding sequence ATGAACGTCACCGTCATCGACTACGGCGTGGGCAACCTCCGGAGCCTCCGCCGCGGACTCGAACGGGCCGGCGCGGACGTGGTGGTCTCCGACGACCCAGACGCGATCCGCGACGCGGAGGCGCTCGTGCTCCCGGGCGTCGGCGCGTTTCAGGAGTGTGTGACCAACTCCGAGCCGTTCCACGACGTACTGATCGAGAAGGCCGAGGACACGCCGATCCTCGGCGTCTGCGTCGGGCTCCAGCTCATGTACGAGGAGAGCACCGAGGGCGCCCCCGAGGGCGAGACCGTCGAGGGACTCGGTCTCATCCCGGGGCGCGTCGAGCGACTCCCCGACTCGGTGAAGGTGCCGCACATGGGCTGGAACGAACTCGTGCCCGAACGCGATCACCCGATCACGGACGGGATCGACGCCGGCGACTACGCGTACTTCGTCCACTCGTACTGCGCGGACGTGACCGATCGCACCATCGCATCCTGCGAGTACGGCCGCCGATTCGCGGCCGTCGCAGCCAACGAGGCGGGGAACGTGATCGGCACGCAGTTCCACCCGGAGAAGAGCGGCGAGACCGGACTGAAGGTCCTGAGCAACTTCGTCGAGTACGCCGAGGCGTACCACGCCGGCGAGGTCGCCGCCGCCGAGTGA
- the pheA gene encoding prephenate dehydratase, giving the protein MQAVTLGPAGTYSHRAARAVADDVAFRESVTAIVESVADGEYDRGVVPVENSIEGSVTESLDALIEADVAVVRELVTPIRHALLAQAETFDVVASHSQALAQCRDYLEREYPDAQREAVASTARGVERAREDPTVAGIGHPANAADDDGVDLRVLAEDIQDQSSNATRFLVIAGDDERTEAGGKTSVVVYPSANYPGLLLELLEAFADRDVNLSRIESRPSGERLGDYLFHIDFEAGLYEERAQAALADVEDLVGDGWVRVLGSYDTEHVVY; this is encoded by the coding sequence ATGCAGGCAGTCACACTCGGTCCCGCCGGCACGTACTCCCATCGCGCCGCGCGGGCCGTCGCCGACGACGTCGCCTTCCGCGAGTCGGTCACGGCTATCGTCGAGTCCGTGGCCGACGGCGAGTACGACCGCGGGGTCGTTCCCGTCGAGAACAGCATCGAGGGAAGCGTCACCGAGAGCCTCGACGCGCTCATCGAGGCGGACGTGGCGGTCGTCCGCGAGCTCGTCACGCCGATCCGCCACGCGCTGTTGGCGCAAGCGGAGACGTTCGACGTGGTCGCCTCCCACTCGCAGGCGCTCGCGCAGTGTCGCGACTACCTGGAACGCGAGTACCCCGACGCCCAGCGGGAGGCCGTCGCCTCCACGGCTCGCGGCGTCGAGCGAGCCCGCGAGGATCCGACGGTCGCCGGCATCGGCCATCCCGCGAACGCCGCCGACGACGACGGCGTCGACCTGCGCGTGCTCGCCGAGGACATCCAGGACCAGTCGTCGAACGCGACGCGGTTCCTCGTCATCGCCGGCGACGACGAGCGGACCGAGGCCGGCGGCAAGACCTCGGTCGTCGTCTACCCCAGCGCGAACTACCCCGGGCTGCTGCTGGAGCTGCTCGAGGCGTTCGCCGACCGCGACGTGAACCTCTCGCGCATCGAGTCGCGCCCGAGCGGCGAGCGACTCGGCGACTACCTGTTCCACATCGACTTCGAGGCCGGCCTGTACGAGGAGCGAGCACAGGCGGCGCTCGCCGATGTGGAGGATCTCGTCGGCGACGGCTGGGTCCGCGTCCTCGGCTCGTACGACACCGAGCACGTGGTGTACTGA
- the hisE gene encoding phosphoribosyl-ATP diphosphatase — MSDDAAADTDSDVPDGDSDPESTAVADEEVLDALFATIEDRKERLPEGSYTASLFTHEKGENAVLEKIGEETTETILAAKDDDDEELTAEAADLVYHLLVLFARKDLDVADLRAELRDRF, encoded by the coding sequence GTGAGCGACGACGCCGCGGCCGACACAGACTCCGATGTCCCCGACGGCGACTCCGATCCCGAGTCGACCGCGGTCGCCGACGAGGAGGTGCTCGACGCGCTGTTCGCGACGATCGAGGACCGAAAGGAGCGCCTCCCCGAGGGCTCGTACACCGCCTCGCTGTTCACCCACGAGAAAGGCGAGAACGCGGTGCTCGAGAAGATCGGCGAGGAGACGACCGAGACGATCCTCGCGGCGAAAGACGACGACGACGAGGAGCTGACTGCGGAGGCGGCCGACCTCGTGTACCACCTGCTCGTGCTGTTCGCACGGAAGGACCTCGACGTGGCGGACCTGCGGGCGGAGCTACGCGATCGCTTCTGA
- the pdxT gene encoding pyridoxal 5'-phosphate synthase glutaminase subunit PdxT, translating to MKAGVIAVQGDVSEHADAVRRAAASHGVDVAVVEIRDAGVVPECDVLLMPGGESTTISRLLREEGIDEEIRAHVAADKPLLATCAGLIVASRDAKDDRVATLDLLDVSVDRNAFGRQADSFEAPLSVTGLDDPFPAVFIRAPVIDSESVGSKGSGEAASELDEGVEVLAEWDGDPVAVKQGSVIATSFHPELTPDSRIHDLAFFGQEHAAIPTDADADAEVDA from the coding sequence ATGAAAGCGGGCGTTATCGCCGTCCAGGGCGACGTCTCGGAGCACGCCGACGCGGTCCGCCGCGCGGCCGCGAGCCACGGCGTCGACGTGGCGGTCGTCGAGATCCGCGACGCCGGCGTCGTCCCGGAGTGTGACGTGTTGCTCATGCCCGGCGGGGAGTCGACGACGATCTCCCGGCTGTTGCGTGAGGAAGGAATCGACGAGGAGATCCGCGCGCACGTCGCCGCGGACAAGCCGCTGCTCGCGACGTGTGCGGGGCTCATCGTCGCCTCTCGCGACGCCAAGGACGACCGGGTTGCGACGCTCGACCTCCTCGACGTGAGCGTCGACCGCAACGCGTTCGGTCGGCAGGCGGACTCCTTCGAGGCGCCGCTGTCAGTGACCGGGCTCGACGACCCGTTCCCGGCGGTGTTCATCCGCGCGCCGGTCATCGACAGCGAGTCCGTGGGCTCGAAGGGGAGCGGCGAAGCCGCGAGCGAGCTCGACGAGGGGGTCGAGGTGCTCGCCGAGTGGGACGGCGACCCCGTCGCCGTCAAGCAGGGTTCGGTGATCGCCACCTCGTTCCACCCCGAGTTGACGCCCGACTCCCGGATCCACGATCTGGCGTTCTTCGGGCAGGAGCACGCGGCGATCCCGACGGACGCCGATGCGGACGCGGAGGTCGACGCGTGA
- a CDS encoding preprotein translocase subunit Sec61beta, with amino-acid sequence MSSGENSGGLMSSAGLVRYFDAEDRNAIRIDPKTVVAFGLLFGILVLILGFAF; translated from the coding sequence ATGAGCAGCGGAGAAAACAGCGGCGGCCTGATGTCCAGCGCGGGGCTCGTCCGCTATTTCGACGCGGAGGACCGCAACGCGATCCGGATCGACCCGAAGACCGTCGTCGCCTTCGGGCTCCTCTTCGGCATCCTCGTGTTGATCCTCGGGTTCGCGTTCTGA
- a CDS encoding thioredoxin family protein → MSVRLKDFYADWCGPCKTQDPILDELEADYPDVSFEKVDVEEEQEIANQYQVRSLPTLIVENDDGVVDRFVGVTQREDLEEALAQAGA, encoded by the coding sequence ATGAGCGTTCGACTCAAGGACTTCTACGCGGACTGGTGTGGCCCCTGTAAGACCCAGGACCCGATCCTCGACGAGCTCGAGGCTGACTACCCTGACGTGAGTTTCGAGAAGGTCGACGTCGAAGAAGAGCAGGAGATCGCGAACCAGTATCAGGTGCGCTCGCTCCCGACCCTCATCGTCGAGAACGACGACGGCGTCGTCGACCGCTTCGTCGGCGTCACCCAGCGCGAGGACCTCGAGGAGGCGCTCGCGCAGGCCGGCGCGTAA
- a CDS encoding 50S ribosomal protein L40e, producing the protein MASFEAAERRTLDKLICMRCNARNPKRADNCRKCGYGNLRPKAKEPRTA; encoded by the coding sequence ATGGCATCTTTCGAGGCGGCCGAGCGCCGTACGCTCGATAAACTCATCTGCATGCGGTGCAACGCCCGGAACCCGAAGCGCGCGGACAACTGTCGCAAGTGCGGCTACGGGAACCTCCGCCCCAAGGCGAAGGAGCCCAGAACCGCCTAA
- a CDS encoding MBL fold metallo-hydrolase: MDAVNVTSEAEEFTCNAYFVDGGVPTLVDAGTMPGVVDAVAEHTDDLDRVVLTHQHHDHVGELDAVLDAFDAELYAYGDHPRRDHALDDGDEVEIGDETAEVVYTPGHATDHVSLVAETALFSGDVVVYNDGAFDDGSFGRTDMAGQSRERLVESLRELLDRLPDSVESLYAGHGDAFHAEAGGDSVRDVIERALARAERREPKYPEE; the protein is encoded by the coding sequence ATGGACGCGGTCAACGTCACGAGCGAGGCCGAGGAGTTCACCTGCAACGCCTACTTCGTCGACGGCGGGGTGCCGACGCTCGTCGACGCGGGGACGATGCCGGGCGTCGTCGACGCGGTGGCCGAGCACACCGACGACCTCGACCGGGTGGTTCTCACGCACCAGCACCACGACCACGTGGGGGAGTTGGACGCGGTGCTCGACGCGTTCGACGCCGAACTGTACGCCTACGGCGATCACCCGCGGCGCGACCACGCGCTCGACGACGGCGACGAGGTCGAGATCGGCGACGAGACGGCCGAGGTCGTGTACACGCCGGGACACGCCACGGACCACGTCTCGCTGGTCGCGGAGACCGCGCTGTTCTCCGGCGACGTGGTCGTGTACAACGACGGCGCGTTCGACGACGGCTCGTTCGGCCGAACCGACATGGCGGGGCAGTCGCGCGAGCGACTCGTCGAGAGCCTTCGGGAGCTGCTCGACCGGCTCCCCGACTCCGTCGAGTCGCTGTACGCCGGCCACGGGGACGCGTTCCACGCCGAGGCCGGCGGCGATTCCGTCCGCGACGTGATCGAGCGGGCGCTCGCGCGCGCCGAACGCCGCGAGCCGAAGTACCCGGAGGAGTAG
- a CDS encoding DUF5786 family protein, producing the protein MGFGSYDESEQENQALDSDLDEDTVDGGGDADHDGDIEFEFEASNDELLDTLEEIKD; encoded by the coding sequence ATGGGCTTCGGAAGCTACGACGAATCCGAACAGGAGAACCAGGCGCTCGATTCGGATCTCGACGAGGACACCGTCGACGGCGGCGGCGACGCCGACCACGACGGCGACATCGAGTTCGAGTTCGAAGCCTCGAACGACGAACTCCTCGACACGCTCGAGGAGATCAAGGACTGA